In Megalopta genalis isolate 19385.01 chromosome 7, iyMegGena1_principal, whole genome shotgun sequence, a single window of DNA contains:
- the LOC117221630 gene encoding histone H3, with amino-acid sequence MARTKQTARKSTGGKAPRKQLATKAARKSAPATGGVKKPHRYRPGTVALREIRRYQKSTELLIRKLPFQRLVREIAQDFKTDLRFQSSAVMALQEASEAYLVGLFEDTNLCAIHAKRVTIMPKDIQLARRIRGERA; translated from the coding sequence ATGGCACGTACCAAGCAGACCGCTCGTAAATCAACTGGTGGAAAGGCTCCACGTAAGCAGTTGGCAACGAAGGCCGCTCGTAAGAGCGCGCCTGCAACTGGAGGAGTGAAGAAACCCCATCGCTACAGGCCTGGAACCGTTGCTCTTCGTGAAATCAGAAGATATCAGAAGAGTACCGAGCTTCTCATCCGTAAACTGCCTTTCCAGCGTCTGGTTCGTGAAATCGCTCAGGACTTCAAGACCGACCTGCGTTTCCAGAGCTCCGCTGTCATGGCTCTTCAGGAAGCCAGCGAGGCCTATCTAGTTGGTCTGTTCGAAGACACTAACCTTTGCGCCATCCATGCCAAGCGCGTTACCATCATGCCTAAAGACATTCAGCTGGCTCGTCGTATTCGTGGAGAGAGAGCTTAA
- the LOC117221634 gene encoding histone H4: MTGRGKGGKGLGKGGAKRHRKVLRDNIQGITKPAIRRLARRGGVKRISGLIYEETRGVLKVFLENVIRDAVTYTEHAKRKTVTAMDVVYALKRQGRTLYGFGG, from the coding sequence ATGACTGGCCGTGGAAAGGGTGGAAAGGGATTGGGAAAGGGAGGAGCGAAGCGTCACAGGAAGGTTTTGCGTGATAACATCCAAGGTATCACCAAACCAGCCATCCGTCGTCTGGCTCGTCGTGGCGGTGTGAAACGTATTTCTGGATTGATCTACGAAGAAACTCGTGGTGTTTTGAAAGTTTTCCTTGAAAACGTTATCCGCGACGCTGTTACCTACACCGAGCACGCCAAGAGGAAGACTGTGACTGCAATGGACGTCGTATACGCTCTGAAGCGTCAAGGAAGAACCCTTTACGGTTTCGGTGGTTAA